In Deferribacterota bacterium, the following proteins share a genomic window:
- the mdh gene encoding malate dehydrogenase codes for MSFKRSKIALIGGGQIGGVLAQLIAKKELGDVIMYDVVEDMPQGKCLDIAEAAKVDGFDVKLEGTNSYRDIEGSDLVIVTAGLPRKPGMSRDDLLTTNSDIVKEVAENLKKYASDAYVMVLSNPLDAMVTLMKEVTGFAPNRVFGQAGVLDSSRFATFIAWELGVSVKDVNALVLGGHGDSMVPLVRYTNVNGIPVMELLERKYGDKNKAKEVMDKMVERTRKAGGEVVALLKKGSAFYSPAASAVSMAESIIKDQKRVLPTCVYLQGEYGVNGYYVGVPAVLGAGGVEKVVEISLNDEEKGMFNNSVNSVKKLVEDLKRLKYI; via the coding sequence ATGAGTTTTAAAAGATCTAAAATAGCATTAATCGGTGGTGGTCAAATTGGTGGAGTGCTAGCACAATTAATTGCCAAGAAAGAGCTGGGTGATGTTATTATGTATGATGTAGTTGAGGATATGCCACAGGGGAAGTGTTTAGATATAGCAGAGGCAGCAAAAGTAGATGGTTTTGATGTTAAACTAGAAGGTACCAATAGTTATAGAGATATTGAAGGGTCAGATCTCGTTATAGTTACTGCAGGTTTACCGAGAAAGCCTGGAATGAGCAGGGATGATTTACTTACAACCAATTCAGATATTGTAAAGGAAGTAGCTGAGAATTTGAAAAAGTATGCTTCAGATGCATATGTAATGGTTTTATCAAACCCACTAGATGCAATGGTAACTTTAATGAAAGAGGTAACAGGCTTTGCTCCAAATAGGGTTTTTGGACAAGCTGGCGTATTAGATTCTTCACGCTTTGCGACTTTTATAGCTTGGGAATTAGGTGTATCTGTTAAGGATGTTAATGCATTAGTATTAGGGGGGCATGGTGATTCCATGGTGCCATTGGTAAGATATACTAATGTTAATGGTATACCTGTAATGGAGTTGTTGGAACGTAAGTATGGTGATAAAAATAAGGCAAAAGAAGTAATGGATAAAATGGTTGAGAGAACAAGAAAAGCTGGAGGCGAAGTTGTTGCCTTACTAAAAAAAGGTTCAGCCTTCTATTCTCCAGCGGCATCAGCTGTTAGTATGGCCGAATCTATAATAAAAGATCAAAAAAGGGTTTTACCGACATGTGTATATCTTCAAGGTGAATACGGTGTTAATGGTTACTATGTCGGTGTGCCAGCTGTTCTTGGAGCCGGTGGTGTTGAGAAGGTAGTTGAGATCTCATTGAATGATGAGGAAAAGGGAATGTTCAATAATTCTGTGAATAGTGTTAAAAAGTTAGTTGAAGATTTAAAAAGACTAAAGTATATTTAG